In Bradyrhizobium sp. 195, the sequence TGGTCGGTTCAACGGCGCTCTCGGTGCGGATGGACCCAGAGGACTTGCGGGAGATCATTTCAGCATACCAGCGGTGCGTCGCCAATACCGTACGCCGCTTCGGCGGCTTCGTCGCGAAATACATGGGCGACGGGGTCCTGATCTATTTCGGCTACCCGGCCGCGCATGAGGATGACGCCGAGCGGGCAGTTCGCGCCGGCCTCGCACTGATCTATGCGGTTTCTACGCTTCCCACGGCCGAGACCTTACAAGTGCGGATTGGGGTTGCCACCGGCCTGGTGGTGGTCGGAGATCTCGTTGGGACAGGCGAAGCGCAGGAGCGCGGTATTGTCGGTGAGACGCCAAACCTCGCCGCACGTCTTCAGGCCATTGCCGAGCCAAACACGGTCGTTATTGCTGACGCCACCCGCAAGCTACTCGGCAATCTCTACGAGCTCCGAGACATTGGAGCACAGAAGCTCAAGGGGATCGCCGGTACGGTGCGAGCTTTCGTGGCGCTGCGGGCCAGCTCTGTCGCCAGCCGCTTCGAGGCGATGCATCCCGGCGGCCTAACGGCACTAATCGGGCGAGAAGAAGAACTAGAACTGCTGTTGCGCCGTTGGGCGAGAGCAAAAAGCGGCGACGGGCAGGTGGTGCTGATATCCGGCGAGGCCGGAATCGGCAAATCTAGGCTCGTGACAGGGTTGACGGAGGCGATTGCAGCCGAACCACACACGCGCTTGCGGTATTTCTGCTCCCCACAGCACACGGATAGCGCGTTTTATCCAATCATTGGGCAGTTTGAACGCGCTGCCGGATTTGCGGTGGGCGACACCGAGGCAGCAAGACTCGACAAGCTCGATGGGCTGCTTGCGCACACGCGGACCTCCCAGCAAGACGCGGCCCTGATGGCCGAAATGCTGTCACTTCGAAACGACGGTCGCTTCCCCGCTCTGGAGCTTAGTCCCGAACAGCGGCGGCAGAAGACGTTGGAAGCGCTTGGCGCTCAGTTGCAGACTCTGGCATGCTCTAACCCCCTACTGGTGCACGTCGAGGATGCGCACTGGGGTGATCCCAGCAGCCTGGAAGCGTTCGGTCGCACTATAGACCTCGTCCCAAGTGTTCCCGTTCTCATGATCGTGACATATAGGCCCGAGTTCGAGGCCCCCTGGATCGGACAGCCGCACGTCACGGCTCTCGCGCTCAATCGTTTGGGTCATCGCGAGGTCGGCAGCATGATCGACTGCGTCGTCGGCAATAAAGCGCTACCCGCGGACGTCAGAAAAGACATCATCGAGCGCACCGACGGCATCCCCTTGTTCGTCGAAGAGATGACAAAGGCCGTGCTGGAGACTGGGGGCGAGCTGGAAGCAATGCGGACTGCAGCTGCGGTCCCCTCTCCAGCGCTCGTGGTGCCCGCCAGTTTGCATGCTTCTTTAATGGCCCGGCTCGATCGCCTCGGCTCCGCCAAGGAGCTTGCACAGATCGGCGCAGCAATAGGTCGAGTGTTTTCACACGCGCTGTTGAGTGCGGTAACCAGCAAGACCGACATGGAGCTGGGATCGGCATTAGATCGTCTCATTGCGGCTGGCTTGCTGTTCCGGCAGGGAATATCACCAAATGTGGCTTACCTGTTCAAGCATGCCCTGGTCCAGGATGCCGCGTATGGCACGCTGTTACGGGACCCGAGAAGAGCCCTTCATGCCCGCATAGCCGACGCTCTCGAGACGCAATTTGCGGAGGTGATAGCAAACCAACCGCAGTTGCTGGCCCACCACTGCACCGAAGCTGGGCTGATCCAGAAGGCCGCGGGGCTTTGGGGGGCCGCGGGACAACGGTCGCTTGCTCGATCAGCTCTGCTCGAAGCTGCGGCTCAGATCACGCGGGCTCTCAACCAGCTCGCCAGTTTGCCGACGACAGCCGCGCTGCGCCGTGAACAAATCAAGTTCCAGGTCGCACTCGCCAACGTGATGATGCACACAAAAGGCTACGCCGCTCCTGAGACGAAGGCTTCTGTCGATCAAGCGCGCGTGTATATCGACCGAGCGGAGACGCTCGGAGAACCTGCCGAAGATCCGTTGCTGCTGTTCTCTGTCCTTTACGGCTCATGGGTCGCGAGTTTCGTGTCGTTCAAAGGCGATATTTGCTGTCGCCTGGCCAGAGACTTTCTATCGCTTGCTGAGAACAAAGACGAGAAAGCGATGCAAATGATTGGGCATCGGCTAACGGGTAGCGCTCTGCTGCTTACGGGGGAGATTGCGCAAGCCAGGATGCACTACGATTGGGCTATCGCGGCATATGTTCCTGATGAGCATCGTCCGCTAGCGATGCGGTTCGGCCAAGACACCGAAGTGGCATGCTTGTCATTTCGATCGTTGGCTCAGTGGTTGCAGGGCTATCCGGAGGCTGCTCTCGCAGACACAGAGCGTGCACTCAGGACTGCTCGCGCGATTGGACAAGCCACGACGCTGATGTTTGCGTTGAGGCACGTGTCGGTGACTTGTATTCAGTGTGGTGCCTACGAGGCAGCAAGCGCGCAAATCGATGAACTGATCGCTTTGGCCGATGAAAAAGGAGCCTCGCTCTGGAGGGCTCTGGCTACAATCGATAAAGGCTATGTGCTCGCGCTAACCGGCAGAGCCCGAGACGCCCTCCAGATGGTCACCGCCGGTGTCGGGGTTGCAAGATCGACCGGCTCAACGGTATTTATGCAAGTGGATCTATCGTATTTGGCGCTCGCACACGCTGCGCTTGGTCAGTTTGAAGAAGCCTGGGACTGTGTCGACGAGGCCTTCGCAGCGTCCGCGACGACAAGGTCATACTGGTGGCAGCCAGAAACCTGTCGAATTGCTGGTGAAATTGCACTTATGTCGCCGGTGCCGGATGTAGCTAAGTCAGAAGCCTACTTCGAGCGAGCGCTCGCCGTCGCGCGTACGCAGCAGGCGAAATCCTGGGAGTTGCGCGCTGCGACGAGCATGGCGCGCCTGTGGAGCGAGCAAGGCAAGCGGGATGAGGCGCGAAAGCTCCTCGCTTCAGTCTACGGCTGGTTCACCGAGGGGTTCGACACGCCGGACCTGAAGCGGGCGAAGGCCCTCCTCCACGAGCTGGCCGCATGATCGCTCTCATGCATGACGCCTCGTAGACATAATAACTGGATTCGCCGGGGTCCGCTCTCGCGGCTAAGGCGGCCAGCTAGGGCTTCCGCTTCTGACTCTCATGCATGTTCGGTTTCTAGGCCGGACACCAATCGGCCATTCGCAGATTTCTTCCATAACAATGGATATCCGAATGACGGCAGCTCCTGAAGAAAGCGGGCGCCCCATTGCGGCAACGCGTTCATTCCGGACGTAGGACCTCGCCGCACTTGATCGGCAGCCAGAATTCAGGACCGCTCCGTTGGTAGTCGAGCTTAACTCGGCTGGCCACGCCGCTCCATCTGTGGCAAGCTCGATTTTATCCAACGAGCTCAACAGGTATCTAGCCACCCGACATCGGGTGCCGTAGAGGCCAGCAGTTGAACCCAGTCTTTCGGTTCGGCGCGCATGGACAGCGACTTCCAGGTGTTATGGGAGGACGACGACCGCATCTTTTGCCGGGCATCGCGCCAGGGCTCCGATGGTGGCCGCAAAACTGTGCTAGCCGTGCTTCCCGCCGAGCACGCCCCATCAACGAGCCGGGATCGCCTGGCTCACGAATATGCACTAAAGGACGAACTCGACGGCGCGTGGGCCTTGCGGCCGCTCGAACTTGTCAGTGAGGGCAGCCGGCCCGTGCTGCTGCTCGAGGATCCCGGCGGCGAGCCGCTGGAGCGCCAGCTCCAAGCGCCCATGCAAGTGGGAACATTCTTGCATCTCGCCCTCCACATCACGGCGGCTCTTGGCAAGGTCCATCAGCGTGGGCTCGTGCACAAAGACATTAAGCCGCACAACATCATCGTGAATCGCGCGACCGGCGGAGTCAAACTCACGGGTTTCGGCATTGCCTCGCGACTCCCGCGCGAGCGCCAATTACCCGAACCGCCTGAAACCATCGCCGGCACCCTCGCCTATATGGCACCCGAGCAGACCGGACGAATGAACCGCTCGATCGATGCGCGCAGTGATCTATACGCGCTGGGCGTCACCTTCTATCAGATGCTCGCCGGCGCGCCCCCGTTTACCGCAGCCGATCCGATGGAATGGGTGCACTGCCATATCGCCAGGAGGCCTGTGCCGCCCGGCGAGCGTCGAAAGCAAGTGCCCAATTCCCTTTCGGCCATCATCATGAAGCTGCTCGCCAAGACCGCCGAGGAGCGCTATCAGACCGCGACCGGTCTGGAGAGCGATCTCCGGCGCTGCCTCGCCGCCTGGGAGGCTCGGCAGGGGATCGACGACTTCCCTCTGGGCGAGCGCGACATCCCGGACCGGCTGCTCATCCCCGAGACGCTCTATGGGCGCGCGCGAGACATCGAAGTCTTGCTTGCGGCCTTCGACCGCATGGTCCAGAGCGGCACGCCTGAGCTGGTGTTGGTCTCGGGATACGCCGGCATCGGCAAGTCAGCTGTCGTCAACGAGCTGCACAAGGTGCTGGTGCCCTCGCGCGGCCTGTTCGCCGACGGCAAATTCGACCAATACAAGCGCGACATTCCCTATGCCACACTGGCGCAGGCCTTCCGCAGCCTGCTCCGAGGCCTTCTGGCGAAGAGCGAGGTCGAGCTGGCGCCCTGGCGCGATGCCCTGCACAAGGCGTTAGGCCCGAACGGCGGGCTATTGGTCGACCTCGTCCCCGAGTTGAAGCTCATCATCGGCGAGCCGCCGCGGGTACCCGACCTGGCTCTGCAGGATGCGCAAAGACGCTTCCACCAAGTGGTGCGGCAGTTCATCGGCGTGTTCGCGCGACCGGAGCATCCGCTGGCGCTATTCCTCGACGACCTGCAATGGCTCGACTCAGCGACGCTGGACCTGCTCGAGGATCTGTTGACTCAGGCGGATGTGAGCCATCTGCTGATGATCGGCGCTTACCGCGATAACGAGGTCGACGCCGCGCATCCTCTCCGGCGCAAGATCGCCGCCATCAAGAACCGCAGCGGCATCGTTGAGGAGATCGCGCTGGCGCCGCTTGCCACCGAGCATGTCGGGCAGCTGATCGCCGACTCCTTGCGTTGCGAGCCGAGTTATGCCGCGTCCCTGGTGCAGTTAGTGCAGGAGAAAGCGGGCGGCAATCCGTTCTTCGCCATCCAGTTTCTTTACGAACTCGTCGAGGAGCGTTTGCTTGCGTTCGATCATACGTCGTCGTGCTGGACGTGGGATCTCGATCTCATTCGCGCCAAGGAGTATACCGATAATGTGGTGGACCTCATGGTCGGCAAACTCGCACGCCTTCCGGCCAACACGCAGGCAGCGTTGCAGCAGCTAGCCTGTCTCGGTAACACCGCCACGATCCCGCTGTTGGTCCTTGTTCTGGGGAGATCGGCGGCTGAAGTCGACGCGGCGCTGTGGGAAGCCGCGCACGAGGAGCTGGTCGAGCGACGGCAAGGCTCCTACAGATTCACCCACGACCGCGTGCAGGAAGCCGCCTATTCAAGCAAACCGGAAGCCGAGCGTGCGGAAGCCCATCTCGCCATCGGCCGGCTGCTCGCGGCGAATAGTCCCACAGAACAGCACGGGGACGTGATCTTCGACATTGTCAATCAGCTCAACCGCGGCGTTGCGTTGATCACCTCACAAGACGAACAAGCGAAGCTGACCGAGCTCAACCTGCTCGCAGCCAAGCGCGCCAAAGCGTCCACCGCCTATGACTCGGCACTGACCTATCTCAATGCCGGCGCGGCCCTGTTGCCGGAGGATTGCTGGGAGAGCAGGTATGAACTTGCCTTCTCGCTGGAGATCAACCGGGCAGAATGCGAGTTTCTGACCGGCGCGCTGGCGGAAGCGGAACGACGCCTGATGGCTCTCTCAGCCTGTGCGGCCGGTCCTGTCGAGTTAGCCACAGTCTCATGCCTGCGCATCGACCTGTACACCAGGCTCGATCGGAGTAGCGATGCAATTGCTGTTGCTCTCGATTACCTCCGCCACCTGACCATCGATTGGCCCCCCCATCCCACGGAGGAGGAGGCGCGAAGTGAATACGACCGCGTCCGGTCCCAACTTGGCGGGCGCCGTATCGAAGCTCTGATCGATCTGCCCATAATGAGTGATCCGGTGTCTCTCGCGACTCTGGGCGTGCTGACCAGGCTGCTGCCGCCTGCACTATTCACGGATTTAAACCTCTTTTCCTTGACCGTTTGTCGAGCGGTTAATCTCAGCCTTGAGCACGGAAACTGCGATGCCTCGTGCGTTGCCTATATGAGGCTTGGGATGATTGCCGGTCCTCGCTTCGGCGACTACGAGGCGGGATTTCAATTTGGTCTGCTCGGATATGAATTGGTCGAACGGCGCGGATTGACGCGATTTCATGCGCAGACCTACATGCTCTTCGGAGCGCACCTCGCGCCATGGACGCGACATGTCCGGACTGCGCGTGATTCGCTGCTTCGGGCTTTCGATGTCGCAAAAAAAACCGGCGACCTCACGTTCGCCGCGTACGCCCGCGTCAATCTGAATTCGAATCTGCTCGCGGCTGGTGACCCGCTCGCCGAGGTGCAACGCGAAGTCGAGAGTGGCCTCGCGTTTGCGAAAACGGCACAGTTCGGGCTGGTCGTTGATGTTGTCGTCAGCCAACTGCAGCTCGTCCGAACCCTGCGGGGGCTGACGTCGAAATTCGGCTCTTTCGACGATGAGCAGTTTGAAGAGCTTCAGACGGAGCGCCGGTTCGCCGAGAATGCCAACCTCATGCGAGCGGATTGCTGGTATTGGATCCGAAAGCAGCAGGCGCGCTTTTTTGCAGGCGACTACGCGGCTGCGATTGAGGCGTCACAAAGGGCGCAGCGGCTGCTGTGGACGTCTATATCCCAGCTCGAAACCGCCGAATACGAATTCTATGGTGCATTGTCGCTCGCGATGGCCTGCGCTTCCGCCGCGCCTGCCCAGCACCGGGAGTATCTCGCGGCACTGGCGGCGCACCGGAGACAGATCCAAACCTGGGCAAAGAATTGTCCGGAGAATTTCGAGAATCGCGCTGCTCTTGTCGAGGCGGAGGTCGCCCGCTTGGAGGGCCGCGAGCTCGATGCCGAGCGCCTCTATGAACAAGCTATCCGCTCGGCCCGCGCCAATGGCTTTGTTCAAAACGACGCGCTTGCCAACGAACTCGCCGCACGCTTCTACGCGGCGCGCGGGTTTGAGAGAATCGCTCGTGCGTACTTGGCCGACGCTCGGCGTGCTTATTTGCGGTGGGGAGCTGATGGCAAGGTGCGGCAACTCGACCGCGTCTATGCCCACCTGGCAGAGGAAACACCGGCGCCCGGCCCGACGAGCACGATCGGGGCCCCCCTGGAGCAGCTCGACCTCGCCACAGTCATCAAGTTGTCGCAAGCGGTCTCGGGCGCAATCGTCCGGGAGAAGCTGCTCAGCACCGTCATGCGCACCGCTATCGAGCACGCGGGCGCCGAGCGCGGCCTGTTGATTCTGTCGCACGGTGCTGAGTTGCGAATTGCCGCCGAAGCGACCACCGACGGCGACACGGTTGTCGTGCAACTGCGCGACGAGCCCGTGACTGCAGCGCTCCTGCCGGAGGCGATCCTCAACTACATCTTGCGTACGCGGGAGAGCATCATCCTCGATGATGCCGCAGCCCAGAAACCGTTTTCAGGGGATCCCTACATCATTCAGCGACAAGCGCGCTCTGTTCTCGGCCTGCCGGTGATCGCTCATGCCAATTTCATCGGCGTGCTGTACCTGGAAAACAATCTGGCTGCGCATGTCTTCGCGCCGGGTCGGATCGCGGTGCTAAAGCTGCTCGCCTCGCAGGCGGCAATCGCGCTGGAGAATGCTCACTTGTACCAGGATCTCGCAGATCGCGAGGCTAGGATTCGGCGTCTGGTCGAGGCCAACATCATCGGGATTATCATCTGGGAGCTTGGAGGTCGGATTCTGGAGGCGAATGATGCGTTTCTCCGCATCGTAGGATACGATCGCGCGGATCTCATTTCGGGCCGCCTGCGCTGGACTGACCTTACACCGCCGGAGTGGCTCGACCGCCACGTGCAATTGTGGATTCCGGAGCTAAAGATGATGGGGAGCGTGCAGCCGTTCGAGAAGGAATATTTCCGCAAGGACGGCAGCCGCGTGCCCGTATTGATCGGCATGGCTGCATTCGACGAACGACGAGATTACGGCGTCTCTTTTGTCGTCGACCTGACGGAGCGCAAGCGGTCGGAAGAAGCACTGCGGCAGAGCGAGGAGCGCTTTCGCACCCTTGTACAATTCTCCTTCGACGTCTACTGGGAATCCGATGCGCAGCATCGCTTCACCCGCCAGGAGTTCGGCCAAGGTCTTGCCGACGCGCCGGCGCCTGGCTCTGAAATTGGGCAGACGTGGTGGGAAGCGCCCTATTTGGAGCCTGACGCGGAGGCCTGGCGCAAGCACCGGGAGACGCTCGATGCCCACCTGCCGTTCCGTGATTTCGAGCTGGCGCGGCCTACGTCTGACGGCGGCAAACGCTACGTGTCCATCTCGGGACTGCCGGTCCTCGACAATGCAGGGCGCTTCATCGGTTACCGCGGCGTCGGACGGGACACCACCGCGCGCAAGCAGGCCGAAGAGACCTTGCGGGAGGCGCAAGGGGAATTGGCGCATGCGAACCGCCTCGCCACCATGGGTGAGCTCACGGCCTCGATCGCCCATGAAGTAAGCCAGCCGATCGCTGGAGCATCGATGAATGCCGATGCCGCCCTGCGTTACTTGAACAGAAACCCGCCGGATGTTGGGAGAGCCAGGGACATGCTCGGTTATGTTGTGAACGACAATGATAGAGCCCGCGACATCATCGGGCGGATACGTGATCTCATCAAAAAAGCACCGCCACTGAAGGATCGCCTGGATATCAACGAGGCGATCCGGGACGTGATTGAGCTCGCCCGCAGCGAAGCGTTGAAGAACGACGTCGCGATGCAGACGGAACTCGGAGACGGTTTGCCACTCGTCGAAGGTGATCGCGTCCAATTGCAGCAGGTGATCCTCAACCTGATGGTCAATGCCATCCAAGCCATGGCCACCGTCGCGAGGGGATCGAGAAGCGTGCTCATTACGACCGCTCGGGCGGAATCTGACGGCATTATCGTCGCGGTGAAGGATTCGGGACCAGGATTGGCCCCAGACGCTCTCAAGCGCATATTCGACCCCTTCTACACGACGAAGCCTGACGGTCTGGGGATGGGACTGTCGATCTGCCGCTCGATCATCGAAGCGCATGCCGGGCGCTTGTGGGTGACCTCCAATGCGCCCCATGGCGCGACTTTCCACTTCACGGTGCCAGCCCATCCGGGCATCGCGTCGTGACGATCCCGCACGGTCGCTTTTGAGATCCCGCTCCGGCGTTCACGCCAGTTCCGATGTGTCAATCTGGAGTGGGCCCTGGGGCCGGATAGGGGCGAATTTACGATTTGACGGCTATCGGGCTTTCGAGGACGAAGGCCCATGGCCAAGCACCGCATTCACAGCATCGAGTTCAAGCGTCAGCCGCCATGTTGCAACGACTGATTGCGATTACGACCAGCCGATCTTCCCCGACCGAGCG encodes:
- a CDS encoding ATP-binding protein — its product is MDLGDWLQRLGLEQYVAAFRDHQIDDAVLPTLTSEDLKDLGIGLVGHRRKLLDAIAALRTKAGTPERLSDTPEAAFEANLIAERRQVTVMFSDLVGSTALSVRMDPEDLREIISAYQRCVANTVRRFGGFVAKYMGDGVLIYFGYPAAHEDDAERAVRAGLALIYAVSTLPTAETLQVRIGVATGLVVVGDLVGTGEAQERGIVGETPNLAARLQAIAEPNTVVIADATRKLLGNLYELRDIGAQKLKGIAGTVRAFVALRASSVASRFEAMHPGGLTALIGREEELELLLRRWARAKSGDGQVVLISGEAGIGKSRLVTGLTEAIAAEPHTRLRYFCSPQHTDSAFYPIIGQFERAAGFAVGDTEAARLDKLDGLLAHTRTSQQDAALMAEMLSLRNDGRFPALELSPEQRRQKTLEALGAQLQTLACSNPLLVHVEDAHWGDPSSLEAFGRTIDLVPSVPVLMIVTYRPEFEAPWIGQPHVTALALNRLGHREVGSMIDCVVGNKALPADVRKDIIERTDGIPLFVEEMTKAVLETGGELEAMRTAAAVPSPALVVPASLHASLMARLDRLGSAKELAQIGAAIGRVFSHALLSAVTSKTDMELGSALDRLIAAGLLFRQGISPNVAYLFKHALVQDAAYGTLLRDPRRALHARIADALETQFAEVIANQPQLLAHHCTEAGLIQKAAGLWGAAGQRSLARSALLEAAAQITRALNQLASLPTTAALRREQIKFQVALANVMMHTKGYAAPETKASVDQARVYIDRAETLGEPAEDPLLLFSVLYGSWVASFVSFKGDICCRLARDFLSLAENKDEKAMQMIGHRLTGSALLLTGEIAQARMHYDWAIAAYVPDEHRPLAMRFGQDTEVACLSFRSLAQWLQGYPEAALADTERALRTARAIGQATTLMFALRHVSVTCIQCGAYEAASAQIDELIALADEKGASLWRALATIDKGYVLALTGRARDALQMVTAGVGVARSTGSTVFMQVDLSYLALAHAALGQFEEAWDCVDEAFAASATTRSYWWQPETCRIAGEIALMSPVPDVAKSEAYFERALAVARTQQAKSWELRAATSMARLWSEQGKRDEARKLLASVYGWFTEGFDTPDLKRAKALLHELAA
- a CDS encoding ATP-binding sensor histidine kinase; this encodes MDSDFQVLWEDDDRIFCRASRQGSDGGRKTVLAVLPAEHAPSTSRDRLAHEYALKDELDGAWALRPLELVSEGSRPVLLLEDPGGEPLERQLQAPMQVGTFLHLALHITAALGKVHQRGLVHKDIKPHNIIVNRATGGVKLTGFGIASRLPRERQLPEPPETIAGTLAYMAPEQTGRMNRSIDARSDLYALGVTFYQMLAGAPPFTAADPMEWVHCHIARRPVPPGERRKQVPNSLSAIIMKLLAKTAEERYQTATGLESDLRRCLAAWEARQGIDDFPLGERDIPDRLLIPETLYGRARDIEVLLAAFDRMVQSGTPELVLVSGYAGIGKSAVVNELHKVLVPSRGLFADGKFDQYKRDIPYATLAQAFRSLLRGLLAKSEVELAPWRDALHKALGPNGGLLVDLVPELKLIIGEPPRVPDLALQDAQRRFHQVVRQFIGVFARPEHPLALFLDDLQWLDSATLDLLEDLLTQADVSHLLMIGAYRDNEVDAAHPLRRKIAAIKNRSGIVEEIALAPLATEHVGQLIADSLRCEPSYAASLVQLVQEKAGGNPFFAIQFLYELVEERLLAFDHTSSCWTWDLDLIRAKEYTDNVVDLMVGKLARLPANTQAALQQLACLGNTATIPLLVLVLGRSAAEVDAALWEAAHEELVERRQGSYRFTHDRVQEAAYSSKPEAERAEAHLAIGRLLAANSPTEQHGDVIFDIVNQLNRGVALITSQDEQAKLTELNLLAAKRAKASTAYDSALTYLNAGAALLPEDCWESRYELAFSLEINRAECEFLTGALAEAERRLMALSACAAGPVELATVSCLRIDLYTRLDRSSDAIAVALDYLRHLTIDWPPHPTEEEARSEYDRVRSQLGGRRIEALIDLPIMSDPVSLATLGVLTRLLPPALFTDLNLFSLTVCRAVNLSLEHGNCDASCVAYMRLGMIAGPRFGDYEAGFQFGLLGYELVERRGLTRFHAQTYMLFGAHLAPWTRHVRTARDSLLRAFDVAKKTGDLTFAAYARVNLNSNLLAAGDPLAEVQREVESGLAFAKTAQFGLVVDVVVSQLQLVRTLRGLTSKFGSFDDEQFEELQTERRFAENANLMRADCWYWIRKQQARFFAGDYAAAIEASQRAQRLLWTSISQLETAEYEFYGALSLAMACASAAPAQHREYLAALAAHRRQIQTWAKNCPENFENRAALVEAEVARLEGRELDAERLYEQAIRSARANGFVQNDALANELAARFYAARGFERIARAYLADARRAYLRWGADGKVRQLDRVYAHLAEETPAPGPTSTIGAPLEQLDLATVIKLSQAVSGAIVREKLLSTVMRTAIEHAGAERGLLILSHGAELRIAAEATTDGDTVVVQLRDEPVTAALLPEAILNYILRTRESIILDDAAAQKPFSGDPYIIQRQARSVLGLPVIAHANFIGVLYLENNLAAHVFAPGRIAVLKLLASQAAIALENAHLYQDLADREARIRRLVEANIIGIIIWELGGRILEANDAFLRIVGYDRADLISGRLRWTDLTPPEWLDRHVQLWIPELKMMGSVQPFEKEYFRKDGSRVPVLIGMAAFDERRDYGVSFVVDLTERKRSEEALRQSEERFRTLVQFSFDVYWESDAQHRFTRQEFGQGLADAPAPGSEIGQTWWEAPYLEPDAEAWRKHRETLDAHLPFRDFELARPTSDGGKRYVSISGLPVLDNAGRFIGYRGVGRDTTARKQAEETLREAQGELAHANRLATMGELTASIAHEVSQPIAGASMNADAALRYLNRNPPDVGRARDMLGYVVNDNDRARDIIGRIRDLIKKAPPLKDRLDINEAIRDVIELARSEALKNDVAMQTELGDGLPLVEGDRVQLQQVILNLMVNAIQAMATVARGSRSVLITTARAESDGIIVAVKDSGPGLAPDALKRIFDPFYTTKPDGLGMGLSICRSIIEAHAGRLWVTSNAPHGATFHFTVPAHPGIAS